GTACATACTGGCATACTTGGCCCAGCTGTGAGGTGTTGACAATGAAGAAAGTAGCCCTAACAATGCATTGTTTTTCCCTAAAAAAATGCATTGTTTTTTTAAAGGAGGTTAACCCACAGCCTCTGCATTATTGCGATGCACACAGCCATAAGATGTCCACTAGAAAAACTCTACCATGTCCACAGCtttcacatattcaccattcaccATTACTCCAGGCACTAAGATGGCAATACTCTCACATATACTACTGCTATCCAAAATACAACAAGGCAATGCGGACGGTGCTACCATACATTTACAACGGCGGTGATACACGGCAGGACCAATCGGGTCAAGAAACAACAAAAGCATGCACTTGATCACAGTGCGTTGATCCCTCCATCAAAACCTGCGGCTTTTCGGGCTGGGCTGGGCTTCCGTGGAAGTGCTGCATCGCTTGAGGTAGGTGTCAAGTGTCTTCTGCTTCGAGGGGCTTGGTCTCGTTTCAATCTGCGAGACGTTCAGCGTTTTCTCCTGCCCGTCCAGCATCTGGTGACAACAGAACATCACATTGTCAGACCCATTCATGGCATATCAACCGTTGATATGAGAAACCTCAATGGACATTATAACTGCCGAACAGTTTCAGGGTAATTATAACTAAAATCACTAGAAAAGCCAACGGGGTCAGCTATCGTTATGCGCTTATGATGGAATGAAATGTTGGTTATCGTAGAAGAAAATAGTGTGCAAGTGCAAGGACAGAGGGAAAGAGGGACAAATAGCAGACCTGCCCCAAATTCTCAAGTTTGCCTTGAACAACATCCCTACAGAGCAATAAAAGTGGCAAAGACACTTCAGTGGATGATCTTAAGTACAACAGTTGTGTATGGAAAACAAGATTCAGGCATACCATATAATATCATCTACTGTGTCGTTTGCGAGAAGGTAATATATGTTCACCGAAGAAACCTGGAAATTTGGGAAGAGAACAAGAGGAAAAAAAAGGGTCAGAAAGGTGGACCCACAAATTATCAACTGCAGAGAAGCCACATATTAGGCTAGAACAAGAAATGCGATGTTCACCTGACCAATCCGGTGGGCACGATCCTCTGCCTGAATAATGTCACCTGGAGTCCATGATAACTCAGCAAAGATAACTGTACTTGCTGCTGTCAAAGTTAACCCCACGCCTCCAGCTTTGATGGATAACTGCAATGTTAAGGCTTCCATGAGGTTACACACAATAAATAAACAGAACTTTCCATCCAGAAATTTTATAAAATGATGTCTGTTGGTTGGAGCATTGCATTATGCTGTGTGATCTCAATTGTGACTTAACTACATATGCTTTCAAATCTTTGTGATTGTTCGCCTTATTATTGAATAAGGCAAACATATCTCTACCATGGCCTAGCCTTGGTGCTCTCTTCCAGCTCTAGAAGCACAAAGGCTTCAGAAAAGGTCATAATTCACTGGCAGTTTCAGTCAGCATTGTGCCACCCAAGGATCATTTTCGTGGGCAAGTGAACAATATGCGAAAAATATATGCCGGTAAATAAACTTAAAGTGAATAAACATGTAGGTATCATTTGCAGTTGTGCACACACGTTGGTATCAATCAGCTTATATGCAATTAACTCTGGCAGAACGCTATGCATTCCAAAAAAAAAACTCCAGCAGAACGCTAACTATAATATAATGCCCAAAATTAATAGGAATTAGCACAACTCTGGCAGAACGCTAACTAGAATATAATGCCCGGAATTAATAGGAATTAGCACAACTCTGGCAGAACACTAACTAGAATATAATGGCCAAAATTAATAGGGATTAGCACATACCACTGCTGCCTTGATGTCATCCTTGTTCTGGAAATCTGTGACCAAATTTTGCCTTACAGCTACAGGTGTTTGGCCATCAATTCTTATACATTTGACTTTCTTTTTCTGAAACACGGCAGTATGTAGGTATGTAGTAGCTCCAGATGTATCATAAACAGGTCAAATCGAAATAAACTCTTAGGAACTTACCAAGAGATGTTGGTGAATAGCATCAATCATGGGTTGATGGTGTGCAAATATTAAGAATTTGCAGTCAGCCTGACAAATAAAGCCATCAGTCAAATGTGAATGACTTGATAAAAGACATATCAAAGCCATTTCACAGAGGGCTTCTCCAATTCCAGGCTGGGTGATGATTATGCCATACTAGCTAAATTCCCATACTTTGTCACCGATAAAAAAAATTGATCAATTAAGATATTATCTGttgttgcctctctctctctctctctcacgccggACAGAGGTGGAAGTAAGAGCACACTTTTTTCCCGGCGACGAACGCCCCGGCGCCCAAACGCCTCATTTATATTCAGCACATAGGCTACATCACGGCTGAGAGCTTCACCGGCTCCTTCCACAATCAGTACACAAGCGTTTTTATATCCGACGCACACACATACTAGCACACGCACGCATGCAAGACCCGGCCACCACACCGGCCACTAACTCCACGCACGCAGTAATCTTGCTAACTAACCACAGCGTGCACGCCTCTTACTTGACCGGCACACGCTATCTTATCCATCTACCGCATGCATGCACGACCGCACACCACGGCTGCCTAACTGATCGGCCGAAGCTGCTGCTCGTTGCCAGCTCCGCGTAGACGACTCAGCCACCATCAAGCATTGTGGCTTACTCCTAACATTCTCCCCTTAAGCCACAACCCCACCGTCGTCAGAGTTGTTGCAGTTCCTGTCATTGTCGTCGTCACGGCCGTGACACAGCTCGCGGACCCGAACCGGCGCTTCGACACCGGTCACACCGCACGGACCCGACCTGGCGCACTGACGCCAGTCACACCGTACTCCGTCACGACCCCGGCGACATATGCCGAACTCCTTCTCCGCCGGCGACACACGCCTGACATCCCTCGAcgccccgcacgtcccgcgcgcacccgacgcgcccgaccgCCCCAGTGCGTCCCGCatgtcccgcgcgcacccgacgcgcccgacaaGCCCAACCACACCAGTGAGTCCTgcacgtcccgcgcgcatccgacgcgcccgacgagcccgaccgcaccagacgctcaccgcgcgcccgcggtcccgacacgtccagtgcgcacccataacacgcaccggtcgcgcccggctcgccgccgcggcttattgccctgcaccgctGCGCCGTCCATGCCGCCACGCCGTGCTGCGCCGCCGCGCCACCACGCAGCGCCTCGGCGGCCTCCGCGGTCACCGCCCGCCGCCTCTGCCACGCGCCATGATAGCCACAGCGTCGCCCACCTCCATGGGCCAACACACGGCCCGGAGCTCCGTCGCACAGCCGCCGGCGAGCGCTGCCACGCCTCTGGCACGGCAAGCACGCCCAAGACACCAAGCTCATGATACCAAATGTTGTTGCCGCTCTCTCTCTCACGCCGGACAGAGGTGGAAGTAAGAGCACACTTTTTTCCTGGCGAGCAACGCCCCGGCGACGAACGCCTCATTTATATTCAGCACATAGGCTACATCACGGCTGAGAGCTTCACCGGCTCCTTCCACAATCAGTACACAAGCGCTTTTATATCCGACACACACACATACtagcacacgcacgcacgcaagacCTGGCCACCACACCGGCCACTAACTCCACGCATGCAGTAATCTTGCTAACTAACCACAGCGTGCACGCCTCTTACTTGACCGGCACACACGCTATCTTATCCATCTACCGCATGCATGCACGACCGCACACCACGGCTGCCTAACTGATCGGCCGAAGCTGCTGCTCGTTGCCAGCTCCGCGTAGACGACTCAGCCACCATCAAGCATTGTGGCTTACTCCTAACATTATCATCAACTAAGCTGGATTTTCCCTCAGCATGGCTACtataccacccccccccccccccccccccccccgcgtcatGCTACATTTTCATTAGAGATTTTTCAAGAGGTGGTTAAGTTAGTCCGTGAACAAGCTTCATTCTATTTTATAGTTAGTTAAACTGTTATGTCTTGTCAGACTTTCTCGCATAGTGGGAAAGAGAGGTCAAAGATGCGGATGAACTGCATCAACAGCTCCCACTTATAATTCACTTATTTAGTTCAGCTCAAACTAAAGTTAGTAAACTGAAACAGGCAGGCTATAAAAATGGATTCTATTTTTCAAGAGGTGGTTAAGTTAGTCTGTGAACAAGCTTCATTCTATTTTATAGTTAGTTAAACTGTTATGTCTTATCAGACTTTCTCGCATAGTGGGAAAGAGAGGTCAAAGATGTGGATGAACTTTGCATCACCAGCTCCCACTTATAATTCACTTATTTAGTTCAGCTCAAACTAAAGTTACTAAACTGAAACAGGTAGGCTACAAAAATGGATTCTAATTTTCATATGGTATCATGCATGCAAAGAATGTGGTCCCACCGAAGTGTGAGGCACGTATAGTTCAATATAAATTAGTCAAAAGCTGTGGGGTGTCTACTTCAGCTAGCCAAGTTATGATACTCAAATTGGAACCAAAAACTGGCAGTCATGACAGTTTTATCAAATCTGGTCTTATTAGAGTAGCTAAGAGGACAATCTACAAATATCTCATATAGTTACCTCAATTACAGTGGCCAGGTAATCAAGCACTGCTGGAATTTTGGCGTCAGCCGAATTATTATAGATCTGCGATTAGGCATGAAAAATGAGCAGTGATACCAATAACAAATCACTTTTAAGAGATTGAAAATACAAGCCTGTGATAGTAAATAATATAACAAGAACTGTGGAGAGAATTATATATTCTATTTCAAATGCATGTCCTCGGTGTATCTTCATGTTAGGCGCATATAAGAATATTAAATATAAAGATATGGCACAAAAATTGTGCTTCACCACATTAAAAAAGGAAAAATATGTCCTCAATAAAGCAAGAAAATATGGCAAAATGTATGAATTTACTAATGACGAACCTAAAACCCTATCCCTGTGTTTAATTGCTCCTAATATTGAATGAATGAAGATGAAAGTCGAAATCAAGTCTAACAGATAACACTGTAACAGTGTAACTGCATGCTATTAAATGCAGATAGAAAAAGAATTAACTATCCTCATGCAAAGCAATGCAGTTGAGCTGCATCAATTGTTGCATCAAATAGGCATCAGTTATatataaatttaaaaaaaaataactATTTAATTATCATAAAGTTGCTCCTAATATGGTCTAAGAAGATAAAGAAATGCAAAAGTACCTACCTAAAAAAACTGCAAAAGTACCTATTTATTCGTCATCCCAGTCTAAGGCAAAAACTTCAACTAGAAAAATAAAAACGCAATTGTAAATAATATCTCTTCACATGCCTAGAAAAAAAGTAAATGAAATACGGCAACAGTATGTTTTTCCTCTATATTTTATGCAGCTTAGTTTACTAAGTTCACAACAGAAAGGGTGGAATATTTCAAGTTcatcaagaaaaaaaatcaaaaaaagttcatcaagaaAATGATGACCAACTTCAGAGTAGCATAAAGGCATACAGAATATACATATTTAGATTACCTTATTGATAATATTCTTTTGATTAAATTTCAGAGAGTCGATCGTCTCCTGTGAGTCACACGACTGCATTTTGATCTTGACAGTCTCCAACTACAAAAAGACAAACCACATCACGACTCTGGCACTAGAATATTACCTTATCATATAACTGATCTAACCATAAAACGATGGACCAATTTATCATATATAATATCTCTCTTTTCTTTATTAAAAAAGGAAGATTAACCATTTCAAACATCCATATATGGTTGACAACAAATAGTGCAACGAAGAGACCCATAACATTTTGGTTAGCTTAACTTCAGAAAAAGATCATAAAATTTCAACTTCAATAATTTCTGGTATATAAATCAATCATAAAGTTTTAACTTTGATAATTTCTGGTATATATGAATCAAATGTCTCACTGGATGATAAAATAAGTGGAGAGGACAGGCTGTCCCAGCACCCATATAAAAGCTCTTCATTAATCCAAAGAATTAAGTCCAACAATCAAACAATGTGGCTAGAAGTGCCGACGCGTTGAGCTACAAGAAGTGATTactacaagttttcatatgctATGACTACAAGTCTACAGGGTATCATTTGCAGGAAAAAGATAGTACATTAAAGTAATACTGATATACTGTACCTCACGAAAAAGAGCGCGGATATGTTTCATCTCTTTCTCGCTTAAGTCTAGAAAGACCTGAAAAGATTGGCAACATACGAACATTAGGTATAGATGTTAAAGGATCATCCACATATTCTGTATAAGATAATAAGAAAAAAATGAGCATTTAAAAGAGAAAACCAAATCAACACAAGAAGGCCCAGAAACAATTAGGGTTGGTGATCAACAGATCTCATGAAAATCATTCTGAATTGTTTACCGTAAACTTTGATGCAAGGCAAAAATGAAATTTTGTAGATACAGCAAGTCCAGTTCTATTTTTCATCTTTATATCGGAAATAAACCCAATGAGGTTACCTGTTGCCTACGCTTAACAGGCAACTCCGAAAGAACATCTTTCTTCAACCTGCGGATCATGACGGTTGCTTTCATCAAATTATGTAGCTCCTCATGATTGCTAGCGCCTTGATATAACCCAAAATATCCCTGGGAAAGAACCACAGTAAATAGTAATAATTGGTGGCAGAAAATGAAGAAAGCAATTTCGTTAAGCTAGTACTTACACCTTTGCAGTATCTATTGCCATATTCATTTACGTTCTTGTAGACAGTAGGATATAACGCCTGGAGCTGCACAAATAGAGAATTAGTTGCTTCTCTACGGTGGAAAATCTCCTGTCATCAAGTATGTGCAACTAAATCTCAAAACAGCCTGTACCTGAGTAAACAACTCGATGGGGCGAGATAAGGCAGGCGTTCCACTTAGCAAAACCACATATTGAGCTTTCTGTAAGTATGAAGTCACAATTGGTTAATTTTGTTGATACTGTCATGTGATTTATCTTTTGGTATGCTGTAATTAGGCAAGAAATTGTTCAATGGAATGAAACCTGAGAGAGCACAATACATCCTAAGGAACTGGTGGTATTAACGGGAAAAAAATATTCAAGGTCACAGCATGTACTCTCTCCATTTCACTGTAAATTTGTTCACACCCCACCATGCACCCAGACCAAGGAAGCACCAAGTCTAAGAAGcatttaggccttgttcggttcctTCAGATTTGAAGGGGTTTGGAGGGGATTGAGAGGGATTAAATCCCCCACAAGTCAAAATCCACCTCAATCCCCTCCAATCCTCTCCAATCCCCTTGTGGGAGGGATTAACCGAACAAGCCCTTAATGAGAGAAATGACCGTGCATAGCCCCAACTAAGTGACACACTAAGCTACTTAACAATCATCTAAGATATTTTAGTATGATAGAGAGCAGCAACATTGCAATAACTATACTCATAATTCCCTCAATGGATGAACAATTAAAGACGGAGACCTGAGACCCTGTTTGGAAATTCTGGCCATCAGAAGGGCTAGTATGAAATAACTAGACAAGAACCAAAGATCATACTGTGAGTGGCATTTGGTTGGGATGAAGTGATGCAGACTACCCAAATTTATCAAACCTATTCAACCAAATTAAACTGTAACAACGAAAAAATAAGAAATTTCTGCTCCAGAAATAAAACTCGTTTCCTCATAAGAGACATCAAACCTGCAGAACAGGAAGTGAAGCGATTGTTCTCTTCGCTTGGCCATTCTTCAGGAAGTGTGACTCATCAGCTATAACTATCTGAATGAAAATCATTCAAAAGCAAgtataaatggattatgaatagcAATATTCTGAGTTCATGGTAATTAGGACAATTACGATAGAGGTCGCTATATTCACAATACAGAGTGAAGCGAATATCCATATGATGGGGGTAAAATGGAACATGTTGATCCTTTTGCTTTCCATTGGCAAGAAACCTAATTGATGTGCTTGCCTATGGAAGCACCAACCAGAGTCAACAAATGCATCATCACAAAATGGAACTTATCAGTTTCTTCACAAGGTTTAGATGAAACTCATTTGTCAGTCCCAGAGGTGAAACCTCAATCCCCCAAGTACTCCTGATTTAATGAATAGGGGTAAATTATAATTAATCCTGCCAACAGGCTGCAGTGCTCTCAACACAATAAATTCTTGAGACGTCAAATATATAGATTGCTCTATCCAATGCTAAATGGCGTCCATTAAACAATAACTAAAAATATCTTTATAAAAGCAGTCTTTAGTCTACATGCACGGCCCTTTCCATCTACTTGAAATCTGTGTAATCATGTTCATTACTTCAGTGTAACTGCAAATGCTGGATGCAGGATTATGCTCTGCAATCAATCATATGGCTGGGTGCCGCGTCAGTCATTTGGTGAAAGAATTAAAGATTCATACTCGAATAAGTTATTTTGCAGCTATGGCAGGCTGTGCAGCACACCACCCTCTCCGACGAGCCAGACCAGCTGATCTGGAAGTGGTCTGCCAATGCCACCTACTCTGCACAGTCCTGCTATTTGGCCACCTCCCACGGGTCCACGCTGTGCTACTCCTGGAAGCTCTTGTAGAAAAGCTGGGCGCTGCCGCGGGTAAATTCTTCCACTGGCTGGCCGACCAGGATCAATGCTGGACCACTGATAGGCTTGCTTGCCGTGGACTCCAGCACCATCCCCGCAGCCTCGCCAAGTCCTGGAAAGTATATGGCATCTGCTGCTGGACTGCCCCTTCACCTGCCAAACCTGGCATGAAATCCTAGCTTGGCTCAGAATGACGATCCGTGCACCAGACCATGAAGCTACGCTAATGGATTGGTGGCTGCATGCGAAACAGGGCACGCCGACGCTGCAATGCAAGGGTCTGACATCTATCACCCAGCCCATGCCTTGGATGGTCTGGAAACACCGGAACGAGTACGTCTTTGAGGGTGCCCAACCTTCAATCGCTACACTAGTTGGCATGATCGAAGACGAGGCCTCCTCCTGGGCAAAGGCTGACACTCGAGGGATCAGGATTGTACTGCCCTAAACCTGGGATGTTCACTAATTTCCATTCATCTTTTTTGTACCCCGCACCTCCTCGAAGGATTGTAACTGAACTTCTGCCTTTTCAATGGAAAGAAACTCAAAGGTCTTTCGCGTTTTCTCGAAAAAAGAAGTTATTTTGCAAGAAACCTATGCTATTGGTTTATGTGTTCAGTAGCTAAATGGTAAATAACAGCCTGTGTACTGGGAAGTGGGAACACATTCTATGAAAATTTAAAATCACACAGCCCATATCCATAAATGAAACAGAAGATTAGATGAATCCATACCTTAAAATCCAAGTCCAGAAGA
The window above is part of the Triticum aestivum cultivar Chinese Spring chromosome 2A, IWGSC CS RefSeq v2.1, whole genome shotgun sequence genome. Proteins encoded here:
- the LOC123187819 gene encoding SWI/SNF-related matrix-associated actin-dependent regulator of chromatin subfamily A-like protein 1, translated to MAGLGGAGGWGGLDDDDWGLSEEQYAKLEQDAYRAIAERKASSSAASTAPAISPHPNRALSPAATVSSPLRNEHPASRVSLESRFGKVESLSPSRLSQPNAVNNIQGSWPKISIHLFLHSSGVIAAKFPYNQKLVDAFHKIPKASWNGKERVWMFPPTSLSIAEEVLHAVPGLVVEVQKLDPLVQRAFDAALAAKDLRGLYDKIPADVESKLMPFQRDGVRFALKHGGRVLIADEMGLGKTLQAIAVASCLHDAWPVLVISPSSLRLHWASMIQQWLNIPTEDILVVLPQTGGSNKAGFRLVYSNTKGDFHLDGMFNVISYDVVPKIQSTLLDLDFKIVIADESHFLKNGQAKRTIASLPVLQKAQYVVLLSGTPALSRPIELFTQLQALYPTVYKNVNEYGNRYCKGGYFGLYQGASNHEELHNLMKATVMIRRLKKDVLSELPVKRRQQVFLDLSEKEMKHIRALFRELETVKIKMQSCDSQETIDSLKFNQKNIINKIYNNSADAKIPAVLDYLATVIEADCKFLIFAHHQPMIDAIHQHLLKKKVKCIRIDGQTPVAVRQNLVTDFQNKDDIKAAVLSIKAGGVGLTLTAASTVIFAELSWTPGDIIQAEDRAHRIGQVSSVNIYYLLANDTVDDIIWDVVQGKLENLGQMLDGQEKTLNVSQIETRPSPSKQKTLDTYLKRCSTSTEAQPSPKSRRF